The window CGGATCGGACCCGAGCTTCTCCAAGACCTACTGGACCGGGTGGAGGGGAGCCTGGCGGCGGCCATCGGCACCGCGGACGGCCTCCTGGTGGAGGGGGTGAGGAAGCGCCCCCTGGACCTCGAGGCCGCCATCGCGGAGCACGCCGCCTTGTGGCGGCAGGCCCGGGCGGCCTACGCCCGGAGCCTGGGGGCGGAGGAGGTGGGCGAGCTCCTGGTGGGGGGGACGGGCGTGGTAGGCTACCTGAGGAGCATGCGCACCCGGGACCCGGAACCCCTCTTCCTCCTTCTCCTCCTCACCCCGGAGGCCAACCTGGGCCAGGCGCGGCTGGCCGCCCGGCGCCTTCTGGACCGGGCAGGGGGGGTGGTGGCATGGCCTACTTGACGGGCTTGTCGGCCTTGGGCGTGGACCAGGCGGTGTTCACGGGGATGGACGGCCTGGTCATTGAGGCCTTGGGCCAGGGGCCGCCTTCCGCCGAGGCCCTGGCGGCGGAGCTCGCCGCCTTGGCGCGGCGCATGGACCCCCTGGCCCAGGCCCTGGGCGGGAAGGTCCTCCGCTTCACCCTGGCCACGGAGGACCGGGAGGTCCTGGCCGTCCGGGTGGGGGAGTTCCTCCTGGGGGCGGTGGTCCACCGGGGCCTGAACCGCAAGGCCGTGGGACAGGAGCTTTCCCGCATCGCCCTGAGGCTGGAGGAAGCGTGGAGGGAAGGCTGAGGGAGGTCCTCGAGGGCCTTTTGGAGCGGGGCGTCCGGGGAGCGGNCCTGCTCCGCCCCGACGGCCTCCTCCTGGAGGCGGTGGGGGAGGCCTCCGGCGCGGCGGAGCGGGCCGCCGCCCTTTTGGGCCTGGGCGTGGCCCTGGCCCAAAGCCAGGGGGAGGAGGTGGCGGAGCTCGTGGTAGAGTACCCCGAGGGCGCCCTCTTCCTGGCGCCCGTGGCCGGCCACCACCTCCTGCTCTTGCTGGAGGACCTCCAGGACCTGGGCCGGGCCCGGGTGGCCCTCAAGGGAGTGCGCCTGCGCATTGAGGAGGCGTTAGCATGAACGAGCTGAAGCTGGACATCAACATTGACAAGGACGTGGCCCAGGGCCGCTACGCCAACCTGGCCCTCATCGCCCACACCAAAAACGAGTTCATCCTGGACTTCGCCCTGCTCCAGCCCCAGGGGGGGGCCCTCGTGGTGAGCCGGATCGTCACCAGCCCCCAGCACGCCAAGGCCCTCCTCCGTAGCCTCGCGGAGAACATCGCCCGCTACGAGGAGGCCTTCGGCCCCATCCCCGAGCCCGTGGCGGAGAACCAGGCCTGAAGCCTCCCCGGTAAAACCCCCTGCCTCCCCCGCCCTACCCGGCGAAGGAGGCAGGGGGTTTACAGGTTTTCCCGCCACCAGTCCAGGTAGGCCCGAAGCCGGGCCAGGCGGCGGTCGGGCCGCCCCGAGCGGGAAAGCTCGTGGCCTTCCTCGGGCACCCGGAAGAAAGCGGTCTTCACCCCGAGGTGGAAGAGGGCGGTGTACCAGGTCTCCCCCTGGTCTATGGGGCAACGGTGGTCCTCTTCCGAGTGGACCACGAGGGTGGGGGTCCGGACCCGGTGGACGAGGCGGAGGGGGCTCTTCTCCCAAAGGACCTCGGACCTTTCCCAGGGCTTGGCCTTAAGCTCCAGGTAGGTGAACCGGGGGCCGATGTCGCTCGCCCCGAAGAAGCTCAGCCAGTTGCAGATGCTCCGGTCGGTGACGGCCGCCTTGAAGCGCTCGGGGTAGCGGGCCGTGAGCCAGTTCGTCATGTACCCGCCGTAGCTTCCCCCCGCCACCCCCACCCGCTTGGGGTCCAGGGGGAAGTGGGCGAGGACGTGGTCCAAGAACCCCATGAGGTCCCGCTCGTCCCGCTCCCCCCACTCCCCCTCCAAAAGGGCGAAGTCCTGGCCGTAGCCCGTGGAGCCCCGGGGGTTGGAAAAGGCCACGGCGTAGCCCGCCCGGCGGAAAAGCTGGAGCTCCAGCATGGGGGCGGCCCCGAAGGCGGTGTGGGGCCCCCCGTGGATGTAGAGGATCACCGGGTGGGGTCCCTCCCCCTCGGGCAAAAGGACCCACCCCGGGACCTTGTGCCCCTCGGGGCTTGTCCACTCGGTGTAGAGGGGCTCGGCCAGGTCCAAGACCCCGGCGTTGGGGTCAAAGGTGCCCAAGGGGCCCTCGAGGCGGGCCGGGTGGGTGAAGTCCTCCTTGAGGAGGAAAAGCCCCCGCTCCGTGAGGGCGAAGGCGAGGACGCTCCCCTCCTCGGTGAGGGCCTCCGCCTTCCCGTCCAGGCCCACCCGGTAAAGCCGCGCCCTCCCCGCCTCGGTGCGCACCACATAGACCCCGTCTTCGCCCCACCTGGGGCCCTGGGGGTGCTGGCCGTAGCGCAGGTCGGAGTTGAGGGAGTTTTGGAGGCTCCCCTCGAGGAGCACCCGGGCCTCGCCCCCCCTAAGGTGGTAAAGCCTCGCCTCCGTGCCCCCACCCCGCTCAAAGGCGTGCCCCAGGAAGAAGAGCCCTTCGGGGCTCCACTCCAGGGCGAAAATGGGGCCCACGCCCCCATAGACCTTCTCCAGCCGCCCCTCCCGGAGGAGGAAGAGGGTGTCCCGGCCCTCCGCCTGGGCCCGGGCGTCCTCGGGCATGACCAAATAGAGCCCCTCGGGGGCGTAGACCATCTCCTTGGGCGGGGGGTAGCGGTCCAGGAGGAGGCGGACCTTGCCCTCCTCCAGGGCGTAGAGGGCCACGTTCCCCTCGGGCAGGAGGCCGCGGCCGTCAAACTTGAAGGGCCAGCCTTGGAAGCGGCGGGGGCCGCCGGGCCTGGGCGCCTCCTTGAGGGCCAGGAAGGCCACCCCGCCCCCGGGGCCCAAGGCGTAGTCCAGGACCCCGGCGGTCTCCGTGAGACGCTCCGCCTCGCCTCCCCGGAGGTCCAGGCGGAAAAGCTCCTCCCGCTCCCCCACCCGGCGCAGGAAGTAGAGGAAGGGGGCGCGGTAGCGGGGCCTTCTCGCCTCCTCCTGGGTGAGGAGGCGCAAGGCCCCGTCAAAGAGGGCGATGCGGGAACGGTAGCGGGGCGGATCCCCCTCCTGGATCTCCGTGAGGAGGAAGAGGGGAAGGCCCTCAGGGCCTGGGGTGAGGTCGGAGAGGAAGCGGAGCTTCAGCAGGGTTTCGGGCTCCATGCCGTCATAATACTGACCGGTCATCCGCCCGCAAAGCCCCCCGGGAGGCATCGGGTAAGCTTTCCCCATGGACCGGGACGAGCTGGTGCGCTACCTGGACGCCTACCTGAGGATCCAGGACTTCCCCCAGGACCCCTCCCTGAACGGCCTCCAGGTGGAGGGGAAGAGGACCGTCCGCAAGGTGGGGGCGGCGGTGGACG of the Thermus thermophilus HB8 genome contains:
- a CDS encoding roadblock/LC7 domain-containing protein, whose amino-acid sequence is MAYLTGLSALGVDQAVFTGMDGLVIEALGQGPPSAEALAAELAALARRMDPLAQALGGKVLRFTLATEDREVLAVRVGEFLLGAVVHRGLNRKAVGQELSRIALRLEEAWREG
- a CDS encoding roadblock/LC7 domain-containing protein translates to MRIGPELLQDLLDRVEGSLAAAIGTADGLLVEGVRKRPLDLEAAIAEHAALWRQARAAYARSLGAEEVGELLVGGTGVVGYLRSMRTRDPEPLFLLLLLTPEANLGQARLAARRLLDRAGGVVAWPT
- a CDS encoding roadblock/LC7 domain-containing protein, which translates into the protein MEGRLREVLEGLLERGVRGAXLLRPDGLLLEAVGEASGAAERAAALLGLGVALAQSQGEEVAELVVEYPEGALFLAPVAGHHLLLLLEDLQDLGRARVALKGVRLRIEEALA
- a CDS encoding S9 family peptidase translates to MEPETLLKLRFLSDLTPGPEGLPLFLLTEIQEGDPPRYRSRIALFDGALRLLTQEEARRPRYRAPFLYFLRRVGEREELFRLDLRGGEAERLTETAGVLDYALGPGGGVAFLALKEAPRPGGPRRFQGWPFKFDGRGLLPEGNVALYALEEGKVRLLLDRYPPPKEMVYAPEGLYLVMPEDARAQAEGRDTLFLLREGRLEKVYGGVGPIFALEWSPEGLFFLGHAFERGGGTEARLYHLRGGEARVLLEGSLQNSLNSDLRYGQHPQGPRWGEDGVYVVRTEAGRARLYRVGLDGKAEALTEEGSVLAFALTERGLFLLKEDFTHPARLEGPLGTFDPNAGVLDLAEPLYTEWTSPEGHKVPGWVLLPEGEGPHPVILYIHGGPHTAFGAAPMLELQLFRRAGYAVAFSNPRGSTGYGQDFALLEGEWGERDERDLMGFLDHVLAHFPLDPKRVGVAGGSYGGYMTNWLTARYPERFKAAVTDRSICNWLSFFGASDIGPRFTYLELKAKPWERSEVLWEKSPLRLVHRVRTPTLVVHSEEDHRCPIDQGETWYTALFHLGVKTAFFRVPEEGHELSRSGRPDRRLARLRAYLDWWRENL
- a CDS encoding DUF3467 domain-containing protein, with the translated sequence MNELKLDINIDKDVAQGRYANLALIAHTKNEFILDFALLQPQGGALVVSRIVTSPQHAKALLRSLAENIARYEEAFGPIPEPVAENQA